In Planctomycetota bacterium, the genomic window GGCAACAGGTCGGCGCCGAGCGACGGCTGCACGGAGGCATCGCCCCATTGTGCGTCGGCCGTATCGGTCAGGAGCGCGACGGCGTTGGGTGATTTTGGATTTTGGTTTGCGGATTTTGGATCGGCGAAGACAAGAAACATCGCCGCACCGAGGGCCAGCGCGATGCACGCCGCCATCGCGGACCATGCAAAAACATTCCTGCTCGGTCGCACCACCGGAAGGGGCTCGTGCGAGGCGGGGGATTCGATGGGAGTTGCTTCGGATTCGGCACTGGTGGTCCACGCCAGGGCCGCGTGCAGGTCCATGTATTGGATGTACGCCCGGCGGGCGTCGGCATCGGTGCGGATGAGTTCCGCGAGCCGCTGCTCCTCTTCGGGCGTCGTCTGCCGGTTGCACCAGGCGTTGAGAAGGGCTTGCAGCTCGTTCATGCCGACGCCTCCCGGTTCAGCGTGCGGCGGATGCACTCCTGCAGCGCCGAACGAATGCGGCCCAGCGACTTGTAGACGCTGTTGACCGGCCGGCCCAGTTCCGCCGCCACATCGCGCGAGAGCTTGTCGGCCGCGTAGCATCGACGCACCAGATCACGATCCGTCGCCGACAGTTTGTCCATGCAGCTTGCCAGCGCCGCCCGGCGATCGGTCAGATCGTCGCTGAGCCGCTGATGCTCGAAGCTGATGGCGTCGATCGTCTGTTCATCGAGCGGCAGGGCGGCCCGCTTGTTCTCGCGCGAGAAGCGAAACACCTCGAGCCGCGCGATCCCGCAGGCCCATCTGAAAAAGTCGCCCGTCGGATCGAACGTCTCGAACTTGCGCCAGAGCACGACGCTGGTGTCCTGCAGGACCTCGTCCACGTCGGCGGGATTGCGGAGGAAGGAGGCGATGTAGGCATGAAGGCGGCGCTGCGCATCGGAGTAGCGGCGGATGAACTACTCGTGCCGCACCGCCGGGTCCGCGGCTTCAAAGTCACCGGATTTTGCGAGCGTCTCATCCACGCGGCGCCTCACGGAAGCGAAATGGCTCTATAAGCTATCGCGCCGGCGAGGGCGAACCTGTGTCGGAACCTGAAAAATATTTTCTGACGCCTGTTCCGAAGAGCGGTGAAGGCAATGCTAAGCCGCAAGCGGCTTATTTGGCATAGGCCTTGTATTGCTCGGCGATTTTGGCGGTTTCGGGGTCGCCTTTGTGGAAGATGATGCGGTAGCGGAAAGTCACGGACTGGCCGGACTTGATGGGGAAGTCGCCCAGGTGCGGTTCGTCCTTCTGGCCGGTGAAGTCGTGGACGCCGAAAGGATTGGCGGCGACGAGGCCGTACTCGCGGGCGTGCCAGTAGGTGGGGTGGCGGGGGTTTTGGGGATTGTCGAACATGGCGATCCCGTAGGTCTGGCCATTGATGGGTGCCCAGTAGTCGACCCAGTCGGCCTTTTTGCCCCAGAGGGCTTTGTCCTTGAGGCCTTCGCTGTTGAGGGCGTGGGCTTCGGAGTGGGCTTTTTTGTCGACGGGGGTCAGGCGCAGCTCGGGGCGCGTGCGGAGGCCCATCGTCCCTTCCTTGGTGTCTTGAAAGGTGATGTCGCCATGCGAGGCGTGCAGTTCGACGGCGATATCGATGACGCGCTGATCCTCGGTGGCGGAGAAAGTCAGCGTGCGGGTGTCGGTGAGGATGACCTTGCCATCGGGGGCGCGCCATTCGTCCTGTGTGGTGAGGGTCGGGCCTTCGATGTGGGTCTGGGTCGTGACGATGGAGCCGGTTTCGCCGGGCTTTTCCGCCCAGAAGTCGATGCCGTTGACGGACCCGTGGGTGAACCAGAGGGAACGGTGATGGGGATGGTCATGCGATTCGCCCGGGGTGTCGTCCTTCTGGGGGAAGTCGCGGGTCATGGGGACCTGGCCCGGCGCGAGAATGGGGTAGCAGATCGGCTTGTTGTACCCGGTGAAGAGGTAGTCGGTGAAGAGATTGCCGCGGACTTCGACGCGGACGCGGTCATCGAGCTTCTTGAGCGTCACATCCGCCGCGGACGCCGCCATTTGCAGCATCAAAACCGGGAGAATCACGCCGACGTGAAAACGAAAGGATCGGGACATGGCGGGCTCCTTGATGGGGGGATTTTGGAGTATAGCAGGATCGCGCGGGGCCGGAACGCGGCGGGGATTGGAAAAAAGTCTCGGAAAATTTTCCGCCGCATGTAAAATCCGGCGTGCGGTTCGACGGGGACGGATAGGAGGTCATGTCACATCGGCATCGAACAGGACCAACTTCTGCGTCATCTGCTCTCGGAGCGAGCGAGTCTGATCGGATACATCCGGTCGATCGTGCGCGATCGGCACATGGCGGAGGATGTGTTTCAGGAAGTGTCGATTCTGGCCGTCCGCAAACGCGAGGACATCGCTTCGCTGGCCCATCTGCCGGCCTGGCTCCGCAAAAGCGCCAAGTTCGAAGCCCTCAATGCTCTCCGCAAGCAGCAGCGCGACCCGTTGGTGTTCAACGAGAAGGTACTGGACCTGATCGAATCGGAATGGGCGGGCTTCGATCACAAGACCGCGGACATGCTCAATGCGCTGGAGCGCTGCATGGGCGAACTGTCCGACTACGCCCGCGATCTGCTGCGTCAGCGGTATCGCGAGAATCTGACGGGTCAGAGCTTGGCCCAGCGCATGGGCCGGCCCATGAATACCGTCTACGTCGCACTGAGCCGGGCGCATTCGGCGCTGGCTGAGTGCATGCAGCGTCGCACCTCCGCGCACTCGTAATCGAAGAACCTCATGACCCCGACCGCCCGCAACCCGACGCCCGAGCCCATCGCTGATCTGGCGATGCGCTACCTGGACGGATTGATGAGCGCGGCGGAGGCGGCGCAGCTCGAATCGCGGCTGTCGGAAGACGGCGGGGCGCGGCGGGCGTTCGCGGCATTCGTACATGCGGCGGGGCTCGTCGATGAGACGTTCCGCAGCGAGGCCTTCGCCGAGACGCGCCGCTCGCGTCAGCAGATCAAGCCGGCGCAGCGGGCGGCGCAGTTCATGGATCAGGTCCATCGCCGGCGCCGCCGCTGGGCCATCGGCTTGTCGGCGGCGGCGATGATCGCCCTGGCGGCGGGGCTGATCAACTACTTCGCCTCGACGCATGCGACGGATGCGCCCATCGAAATGACCGGCCCGAAGGTCGCAGTGCTGATGCAGACCAACGGCGTGACGTGGGGCACGGCGCCGATCATGGACGGTCAGTCGTGCGACACGCGCTGGGTCGAACTCAAGCAGGGCTCGACCACGTTTGAAATGTACAGCGGCGTGTCGCTGACGATGACCGGGCCGACGCGGTTCCGGTTTGTCGACGGGATGCACCTGGAACTGGAGCGCGGGCGCGTTTCGGCGACGATGACGCGGGGGACATCGGGCTTTGCGATCAGCACGCCGACGATGGAGATCGTCGACCTCGGCACGGCGTTCGACGTTTCGGTGGATCGCAGCGGGCGGACGGAACTGGGCGTGCGATCGGGGCGCGTCATGGCGACGATGCGCCCGCCGTTTACGGGCAAGGTCGTGGAACTGGGCGTGGCCGAAGGGCTGCGCTTTGATCCGATGACGGGGCGGATGGAACTGGTCAATGTCGGGTCGGGGACGCCGACCACGGCCGACGCGCATCGCCCGCAGTTCAATGTCAGCTATGTCAACGCGGTGCTGTCGGACGTGCCGCGGTCGTACTGGCGTTTCGCGTCGGCCACGGACGGGCGCGTGGCCAACGAAGTGGCGGACGGGCCGGCGATGGCGCTGGAAGGCGGGCTGAAGATCGAGGCGCCGCACGGCGTGGCGTCGGCTCGTTTCAAGGGCGTCGAGACGGAAGACTTCGCCATGGCCGACGGCCCGCTGCCCAAGTTCGGACCGCATGCGTACAGCATCGAACTGTGGCTCCATTGCGAGGCGATCAACTACGGCGAACTGGTGTCGCTGCTGTACGCGGCGGAGCCCGGCTCGCTGGGCAATCGCAACGGCGTGCAGGTCGAGATGCAGAGCGACGGCGCGGTGCGATACATGCATCGCAACCCGCCGGGGCCCGGCGGCGGGACGTCGCTCTTTTCGGATACGCCCTGCGATGAAGGCATCTGGCACCACCTTGTGCTCGTCAAGGATGCGTCGACGATGAGCATCTATCTGGACGGCCGGCTCGTCGGCGCGGAGGCGGAGTCGACGGGCGTCGTGCCCGATCCGACGATGCAACTGGGCCGGCTCGGCAACGCCAACGATTCGCCGGAGCATCAGCGTTACTGGAAGGGCTCGATGGCGCAGGTCGCCGTGTATGACCACGCGCTGTCGATGGGGGATATCCGCAAACATTACCGGGCGGCGCTGCCGGCGCTGGCCCATGAGTCATTGGAACCGTGAGACGCCCTCTGTGGGGCAAACATATTTCTGCAAGGAGAACGCCATGGGATTGGGTCACACAACGCAACGCAGCAAGTTCGCCGCGATGGTCCTCGCCGCCGTCATCGGTTCGTCCGCGTCCGCACACGCTTCGACGACCGGCTACTGGCGAGCCGAATCCGATACGAACGGCGGCGGGGGGCTTTCAAACCCCAACGAAGTCGCCGGCGGCAATCCGCTGACCGCCTCCGCCGCGAGCGTCGACTTCAACCCCGCCTCGCTGCCCGTCAAAGTCATCCCCCAGACCGGCGCGATCAACACCGGCACTTTCGACGGCAACAACGACCTTAACGCCACCGTCACCAGCTACGCCGCCCTCGACTCCGGTTCGATCACCGTCGAACTGTGGGTCCGCTCCGCGGAGGGCTCCGGCACGCTCATCTCCCGCACCGACGGCTCGTCGTCCGGGTTCACCATCGGCGATTTCACCGGCCTGGACCTGACGTACTACACCGACGACGGCATCGGCGGCAGCGTGACCCATACGATGAGCAACGTGTTCGATCCCAACACGACGTGGCACCACTTTGCCTGGACGTACGATCAGGCCAGCGGCGTGGGCAGGACCTACGTCGACGGCGCGGTCACCGCCACCGACACCGGCACCGCCGGGCAGGCCCTGCGATGGACCGGCGCGGGCGACCTGAAGGTCGGCAACGGCGTCGACGGCGGCACGCTCTCCTCGCCGTCGATCAACGCGGGGTTCCTCGATGAAATCCGCCTCAGCGACGTGGCGCTGCCCGACTATCAGTTTCTCGCCGCGCCCGGCCTGGCGGTTGACTTCGGCGCCGGCGGTCAGGACGTCAATCCGTATTTTCAGGAATTTTCCCGCGGCACGAGCGCCAACAATTTCGGGCAGGCCGGTCCGATCACCGAGGTGTACGACAGCGTGCTGGGCAACAGCGGGACCGTCAGCGTGTCCGTCTCGGGCGAAGGCGGCATCAACGTCGACTTCCGCGATCGCGGTGATGTGACTTTCGACTCCATTGGCGACGTGCTTGAAGATCACATCAAGGGCCAAACCGCCGGCCTGCTGCTGACCCTCACCGACCTGGCTCAGGGCTGGTACGACATGACCAGCTTCCATCACGAAGGCCAGAACGGCACGAACGCCGGCGGGGCGGGCAACCTCATCGACATCTACGTCTCCGATGCGCTGGGCTCCAACCGCCTCGTCGTCGACAACCTGGTGACCAGCGGCGGCACGTCGCCTTCGAGCGTCGCCATGCCCACCTACATGATCTACTCCGACGGCGTCAATCCCATCACGATCTTCTTCGATGACGTGTCGCCTTCGGATCACGAGACGGTGCTCAACGGGTTCACGCTCATCGCCGTGCCCAACCCCGCGGCCCTGCCGGCGGGTCTGGCGCTGATGGGACTGCTCATGGTGCGCCGGCGCAAATGATGAAAACCAACGCACATCGCGCGGCTCATTTAGCGGCGGGGCTTGCCCCGCGCGGCGCGCGCCTCAGGCCGCGCGGGGCAAGCCCCGCCGCTAAATGGCGCGCTCGATGCCGACATGGTTTCACATTGATCGAACTTCTCGTCGTCGTGGCGATCATCGCTTTGCTGATCGCCATCCTCCTCCCGTCGCTGGCACGGGCGCGGGAGATGGCCAAGCGCGTCGCCTGCCTGGCGCAGGAAGCGCAGATCCACAAGGCGATGACGATCTACGCCACGTCCAACCGCAACGAGTTGATTCCCTGCCGCGGGCGGACGGTGGTCGATGCGATGAATCCGCTCGGCGGCGGGGGGTGGTCCAGTGCCGAGGACGCCAAGGTGGACTGGATCGCCGCCATGGCGCAGGTCGGGCTGGCGATCAACAAGGGGCAGGCGCCGGGCGGGAATTATTTGCCCGCGCCCGTGTGGAATTGCCCGTCGCGCAAATACGAAAGTCAGTGGGAGGGCACGGGGCAGATGGCGATCTCGTATCACTACCTGGGCGGCATGGAGAAGTGGACGAGCCCGTTCGGGGAATTCAAGGCCCGCAGCCCGTCGGACTTCGACTCGGCCCGGCCAAGCTGGGCGCTGATCGTCGATGCGGTCGCCAAGATCGACGGCGTCTGGGGCGGCGGACGGGCGTCGATGTACGGCGATATGCCCCAGCACCGCGATGCCGACCCGTGGCCCGTCGGGGGCAACGAGGTGTTCGCCGACGGGTCGGGGTCGTGGGTGCCATTCGGGGATATGTATTTCATGCACAACTGGCACGGCAACAGCTATTCGCGCATGGTGTACTGGTGGCAGCAGGACCTGGGCGACTTCAATCCGCCCGCCGGCGCCAAGGCGGTGCCCTGAGCCAAAGCGGTCGCCGATCGCCGGGCGATATTTGATAAGCTGTCCTAATTCCAGAGTTTCAAAGCGGAATCCCGATGAAGATTTGCAGTTGTCAATCGCCGCGATGGGTGATACCCTATGGCGGCAGGGTGTGTGTTAGGGTGTTCAGGGTGCTTTTCAACTTTGCTGTGTCCAACATGAACCGTATTAGCGGGGACAACCATTGACTAAGACCAGAGGAACGTCGATGTATCGCGCGCTCACCGTGGCCGGCCTTTTGGGGTTGGGTGCGACTTCTGCGATGGGGCAGGCCCAACTTGACCGCTTCGAGCGACAGCTTGAGCAGATCCGCCGCGACACGCGGCTGCTGGTTCGCCCGGACGTGCCGCCCGAGCAGCGAGCCCTGATCGATTACGGCGGCTACGCCTCGTTCTATTTCCTCGCCCTCGATGACCCAACGGGCAATACGCACCTGCTGCGCCAGTCCGAACTGAACGGCTACTTCCGAGCCGACATCGACGGCGTGCACCAGGTGTTCATCCGCGGCCGCGTCGGATATCAGGACTTCAATCAGGGCGATGACTTTGACGGCAAGGGCGACGAATGGATCGACGCCACGCTCGATCGCGCGTCCTACACCTTCGACCTCCGACGCGCCAGCGAAGCGTACAAGGGCGAGACCCTGCCGTACAACTTCGTGTTCACCGGCGGGCGACAGCTCGTGCACTGGGCCAACGGTCTGGTGCTCTCGGAGGACATCGACGGTGCGGTCGTCGATCTGGAATACGGCCCGGGCAAGCTCGAACTGCTGCTGGGCCGCACGCGACCGGATCAGGTCGACATCGACAGCGCCCGCCCCAACTTCGAGGACTCGACGCACCGCAATTTCTTCGGTGCGATGATGAGCTGCGATCTGGCCGACGGCGATCACACGCCGTATCTGTACGGCCTCGTGCAGCAGGACGACAACCCCGATGACACCGTCACCGTCGGCGGCACCAACACGAACTTCGACTACAACAGTTTCTACGTCGGGTTCGGCTCCAAGGGCAAAATCACCGACTACCTCCGCTACGGCGTCGAGTTCGCCTACGAAGGCGGGACCTCGCTGAGCAGCGCGTTTGTCAACACCGGCGGCGTGTTCACCGGCGTGACGCAGACGAAAGAAGACATCTCCGCATGGGCCGTCGACGCCCGGCTCGACTACTTCCTGCATGACCAGGCGGGCACGTTCTTCAGCGGCGAGTTGATTCTCGCCACCGGCGACTCCGACCGCGTGCTCAGTTCCTCAAGCTCCTTCGGCGGCAACACACCCGGCACGAAGGACCATGCGTTCAACGCCTTCGGCCTGCTCAACACGGGTCTGGCGTTCTCGCCGGACGTGTCGAACCTGTTCGTGATGCGCGTCGGCGCGGCGACGTATCCGCTCCGCAACACCGAATGGTTCCGTCGCCTTCAGATCGGCGTCGACCTGTTCCTGTTCAACAAGTTCAATCCCGATGGTCCGATCGATGAGGCCACGAACGCGGGCGACCGCTACCTGGGCTTCGAATCGGACTTCTACGCCAACTGGCAGATCACCAGCGATCTGGCCGTGTCGGCGCGTTACGGCGTGTTCTTCCCCGGCTCGGGCATCGTCGATGCCGACTCGGATATCCGTCACTTCTTCTTCACCGGTTTGACCGTCGCATTCTGATCTACTGGAGACGATCATGAATTTTCTGAATCGCATGGGTGTTCTGGGCCTCACCGCCGCAGCTTTGACCGGCTGCTCCAGCGCGAAAGTCGCCGAGCCGCTGACCGCCAAGCTCGCCGGCGACGACATCGACGCCCAGATGGAATTCTGGCACACGCTCGAGGAGCGCCCGCTCACGTCCAATGACGAAGCGTTCCACGCCGTGCTGCTGTTCACCGACGGCTCGGACGCGTCCAAGAGCTACGACGAACGCGTGGCCGCGCTCAAGGGCCGCAAGTTCCTGCCGGCGAATTTCGATGAGTCGGCCGACCGGGCGGTGGGCCGCGGCACGACGGCGATGCTGCTGGTGGGCATCCTGCACATCAAGGGCGGCATCATCATGCAGGCGTTCGGTCCCTCGCCGCGCTACGCCTTGCGCGAACTGCAGTACCTGCAGGTCGTCCCGCCGTCCAGCGAGCAGCAGACGTTCAGCGGCGCTCAGTTCGTCAGTCTCATCGGTCGCGCCGAAGACTATCAGCGTCAGAACCCCTTCAAGAGCTCCGGCGGCAACTCCGCTTCGCAGCCCGAGATCGTTGCGAGCAAGTGAACGACGCATTGTGGATGACCCATGTTCGACTTTGCCTTTGACACTCTGACGCTGGCCCTGACGTTCGCGGCGCTGTCGATCGGCGCGACGATGGTCTGGGCGGCCGATGAACCGGCGGCACAGAAGCCGGCGGCGGAAGTCAAGGCGGCCGAGCCGGAAGCGGCGGTCGCGGCGGCGGCGGTTGCGCTGCCGACGGTGGTGATGGCGGTCAAGGGTCTGGTGCAGGTGCGTCAGGCGGAGGAACAGCCGTGGGTCAAGGCCGAGCCCGGCATGAAGCTTGAGGCCGGGGCCGAATTCCGCACCGGTCCGCATTCCGCCGTCGAGTTCAAGGTCGGCGAGTCGCAGATCGTCAAGCTCGATCGATTGGGCACGATCAAGGTGATCGACGCGATCAAGCAGAACGGCAAGGTCATGACCGACTTGGGTCTCAAGTACGGCCGCAGCGAACTGCAGGTCGAGACCGGCGGCATCGAACACGAGTCGGCGATTCACGCCCCCGGCGCGACGCTGGCGGTGCGCGGATCGGTCGGCGGGATCGTGGATGATGCCTTTGAAACCGTCGCCTACTGCACGAACCACTTCGCCGAAGCCCACATGCGCGGCCCGTCGGGGACGGTCGTCACCGTCCCGCTCCAGGAACGCCTGCTCACCACGAACGCGGACGTCGATCCGAATGCGACCGCCGCCCGCGCGATTGCCTTCAATCCGCAACAGGCTGGTACGACCGGCGGCGAGCAGATGGTCATCGCGCAGCAGCCCAACGGCACCTTCGCCAATCGCCAGGCCGGGACCCAGGGCCTGCAGCAGATGAACAAGTTCGACACCAACAAGGACATGGTGACCGGCGGGTTGCTGACCATGGGCCAGCTCGATGTGAGCATCGACTTCACCTCCGTCGCGTCGGCGATGGCGGCGAACGTCGATCTGCGGCTCAAGTCGCCCTCGGGTAACCTCATCGCCTTCAACGTCTCCGACCCGCTCGGCGGGCTGCACAGCACCGGCGATCGATCCTCGCCAAACCTAGCCATGCAGAATTTCGAGCAGATCACGACATTCTCGTCATCCGAACCGCTCCAGGCCGGCACCTACGAAGCGATCATCTTCAACAACGGCCCCGCTGCGGCGAGTATCGACGACTTCGGCGCCGCGGCGGCGACCGGCGGCGGCGGATTCCTCGTCATCAAGAACCTGTCCAACCTCGGCGTGTTGTCGCCAGGACAGGACATTCATATTCCGTTCTTCGTCCCTGCAAAAACCCCGTGAGAAGGAGCCAGTCTCGTTGCACTGGCATAAAACCATGAACAATCACAAACACAACATGTTGCTCGTCACGCTGCTGAGTCTCGTGCTTGGCGGATGGACCGGTGTGTTGCATGCGGCTGATGAAGCGCCGGCCGCGGAGAAGCCCGCCGCCGAAGCGCCCGCCGCCGAGAAGCCGGCGGATGCGGCGGCTCCGGTGCAGGACCTGGCGACGGTCGTGACGTTCGTCAACGGTCTGGTGCAGGTGCGGCAGGCGGAGGATCAGCCTTGGGTCAAGGCGGAAGTGGGCATGAAGCTCGCCGCCGGCGCCGAGTTCCGCACCGGGCCGCGCTCGCAGGTGCAGTTCAAGGTCGGCGACACGCAGATCGTCAGTCTCGACCGCCTCGGCACCATCAAAGTCATCGACGCCATCAAGCAGGGCGGCAAGGTCGAAACCGATCTGGGCCTCAAGTACGGCCGATCGGAACTGAAGGTCGACGCCGGCGGCGGTCTCGAACACGAGTCGAAGATCTACGCCCCCGGTACGACGCTGGCCGTCCGCGGGTCCGCCGGTGCGATGGACACCAATGCATGGGGCACCGTCGTGTACTGCACCGAGCATCTGGCCACCGCGACCGTCAAAGACAGCAAGGGCAAGGTCGTGCAGGTCAAGCTGCCTGAGAAGGTCCTCGCCACCGACAAGAACGGCGACTCGACCGACGCCATCCGTTCCACCGACACGTTCAACCCGCAGCAGGGTGGCTCGACCGAAACCGAAAATACGCTCTACGCCCAGTACCCGACCGGAACCTTCACCGGCGCCGGCGGCGGCGTGGACACCAATGGTCTGACCGGTGCGGGCAACACCTCAATGATGCAGGACATGGTCGCCGACAACAGCGGCGGCGGCCTCATCAACATCGGCGGCACCGGCCAGATCCGCGGGCAGCTCATCTGGAACAACACCGCCGACCTCGACCTGCACCTGATCCTGCCCTCGGAGGACGAAGTCTCGTTCTCCAATACAATGGTGACTTTCAACGGCGGCGGCGCGATCGCCAAGCTCGATCACGACAACACCGGCGGCGTCATCGACGCCGCTCCGGATTACCGCGTGGAGAACATCGCCGTCAACGGCACCAGCGTCCCCGGCGGAACCTACACCTTCTTCGTCCATAACTTCAGCTCGCACGGCAACGCCACCACCCCCTTCACGCTGATCCTCTCCGGCGACAACGGACATACCTCCGTCACCAAGACCGGCACCCTGA contains:
- a CDS encoding sigma-70 family RNA polymerase sigma factor, with translation MGIEQDQLLRHLLSERASLIGYIRSIVRDRHMAEDVFQEVSILAVRKREDIASLAHLPAWLRKSAKFEALNALRKQQRDPLVFNEKVLDLIESEWAGFDHKTADMLNALERCMGELSDYARDLLRQRYRENLTGQSLAQRMGRPMNTVYVALSRAHSALAECMQRRTSAHS
- a CDS encoding prepilin-type N-terminal cleavage/methylation domain-containing protein, which translates into the protein MMKTNAHRAAHLAAGLAPRGARLRPRGASPAAKWRARCRHGFTLIELLVVVAIIALLIAILLPSLARAREMAKRVACLAQEAQIHKAMTIYATSNRNELIPCRGRTVVDAMNPLGGGGWSSAEDAKVDWIAAMAQVGLAINKGQAPGGNYLPAPVWNCPSRKYESQWEGTGQMAISYHYLGGMEKWTSPFGEFKARSPSDFDSARPSWALIVDAVAKIDGVWGGGRASMYGDMPQHRDADPWPVGGNEVFADGSGSWVPFGDMYFMHNWHGNSYSRMVYWWQQDLGDFNPPAGAKAVP
- a CDS encoding sigma-70 family RNA polymerase sigma factor produces the protein MRRYSDAQRRLHAYIASFLRNPADVDEVLQDTSVVLWRKFETFDPTGDFFRWACGIARLEVFRFSRENKRAALPLDEQTIDAISFEHQRLSDDLTDRRAALASCMDKLSATDRDLVRRCYAADKLSRDVAAELGRPVNSVYKSLGRIRSALQECIRRTLNREASA